In one Ochotona princeps isolate mOchPri1 chromosome 16, mOchPri1.hap1, whole genome shotgun sequence genomic region, the following are encoded:
- the ZNF260 gene encoding zinc finger protein 260 — protein MIGMLESLQHESALLPHDELHTAEKPFECDKCREVFSLKRNLTEHMNMHSGETSHECTECGKVFSRVSSLTLHLRSHTGEKSYKCSKCEKAFSQKGNLLSHQKIHTGEKPYECGKASVQGPTLIRHPRHHPGNKPYACKECGKSFSGKSYLSEHEKIHTGEKPFECSQCGRAFSQKQYLIKHQNIHSGKKPFKCNECGKAFSQKENLIIHQRIHTGEKPYECKGCGKAFIQKSSLIRHQRSHTGEKPYTCKECGKAFSGKSNLTEHEKIHIGEKPYKCNECGTIFRQKQYLIKHHNIHTGEKPYECNKCGKAFSRITSLIVHVRIHTGDKPYECKICGKAFCQSSSLTVHMRSHTGEKPYGCNECGKAFSQFSTLALHMRIHTGEKPYQCSECGKAFSQKSHHIRHQRIHTH, from the coding sequence ATGATCGGAATGTTGGAGAGCCTTCAGCATGAATCAGCTCTCCTTCCGCATGATGAGCTTCATACTGCAGAGAAACCCTTCGAGTGTGATAAATGCAGAGAAGTCTTTAGCCTGAAGCGGAACCTCACAGAGCATATGAACATGCATAGTGGAGAGACATCACATGAATGTACTGAATGTGGTAAAGTGTTCTCTCGGGTTTCATCCCTTACTCTGCATTTGAGAAGTCATACAGGAGAGAAGTCCTACAAATGTAGTAAGTGTGAAAAAGCCTTCAGCCAGAAAGGAAACCTCCTTTCTCATCAGAAAATTCACACTggtgagaaaccttatgaatgtggGAAAGCTTCAGTTCAGGGGCCAACCCTCATTAGGCATCCAAGACACCACCCGGGAAACAAACCCTATGCATGTAAGGaatgtggcaaaagctttagtgGCAAATCGTATCTCTCTGAGCACGAGAAAATTCATACTGGAGAAAAGCCGTTTGAATGCAGTCAATGCGGAAGAGCCTTCAGCCAGAAGCAATACCTCATAAAACATCAGAACATTCACAGTGGAAAGAAACCCTTTAagtgtaatgagtgtggaaaagcgtTTAGCCAGAAGGAAAACCTCATTATCCATCAGAGAATCCATACTGGAGAGAAGCCCTATGAATGCAAAGGATGCGGGAAAGCTTTCATCCAGAAGTCCagcctcattagacatcagagaagtCATACTGGAGAGAAACCCTATACATGTAAagaatgtgggaaagccttcagtGGCAAATCAAATCTCACTGAACATGAAAAAATTCATATTGGAGAGAAACCCTATAAGTGTAATGAATGTGGGACAATCTTTAGACAGAAGCAGTATCTCATTAAACATCACAATATTCATACAGGAGAGAAACCCTATGAATGCAATAAATGCGGAAAAGCCTTCTCTCGAATCACATCGCTTATTGTACATGTGAGAATACATACAGGCGATAAGCCCTATGAATGTAAGATATGTGGGAAAGCCTTCTGTCAAAGTTCATCTCTTACTGTACATATGAGAAGCCATACAGGTGAGAAACCCTATGGTTgtaatgaatgtggaaaagcattttctcAGTTCTCAACACTTGCCCTGCATATGAGAATCCACACTGGTGAAAAGCCTTATCAGTGTAGTGAATGTGGCAAAGCTTTCAGCCAGAAGTCACATCACATTAGACACCAGAGAATTCATACCCATTAA